The DNA segment TGCCCCTGGAGGCCGCCAACGGTGACCGCCACATGGTTGCCCATCACCTGGGCGGCGACCATGGTCAGCATTTCGCACTGAGTCGGGTTGACCTTGCCCGGCATGATCGAGCTGCCCGGCTCATTCTCCGGAAGCTTCAGTTCGCCAAGCCCGCAACGCGGTCCCGAGCCGAGCAGCCGGATGTCATTGGCGATCTTCGACAGGCTCACCGCGATGGTGTTGAGGACTCCCGACAGTTCGACCATCGTGTCATGCGCCGCCAGCTCGGCAAACTTGTTCGGCGCCGAGGTGAAGGGCAGCTGGGTCAGGTTGGCCACCTCCTTGGCGAAGGCATCGGCGAAACCAGCAGGTGCGTTCAGGCCCGTCCCCACCGCGGTCCCTCCCTGGGCCAGCCGCATCACCCGGGGCAGCACGGCTTCAACCCTGACGATATTGTCCTCGATCATCGCCGCGTAGCCCGAAAACTCCTGACCGAGAGTCAGCGGGGTGGCGTCCTGGAGGTGGGTGCGGCCAATCTTGACGAGGCTGTCCCACCGCTCCGACTGCTCGGCCAGCCGGGCGTGGATACGCCTCAGCGCGGGGAGCAGCCGGCGATAGATGGCGATACCCGCGGAAATGTGCATCGCGGTCGGGAAACTGTCGTTCGACGACTGGCCCTTGTTGACATGATCGTTGGGGTGGACGGGGTCCTTGCCGCCGCGGCTTCCGGTTAACTGCTCATTGGCGCGGCCGGCGATGACCTCATTGGCATTCATGTTCGACTGGGTGCCCGAACCCGTCTGCCAGATGACCAGCGGGAACTGTCCGTCGAGGTCGCCCCTGGCGACTTCGCCCGCGGCCTGCTGAATGGCTTCGGCAATGTTCGCGTCGAGCCCGCCGATCCGCGCATTAACCCGCGCTGCGGCCTGTTTCACATAACCCAGCGCGTGGACAATCTCTGCCGGCATCCGCTCCCGATCTCCGAACGGGAAGTTGGCTATCGACCGTTCGGTCTGGGCGCCCCAATAGCTGTCACCCGGGACGTCGATCGGGCCAAAGCTGTCGGTTTCGGTGCGGGTCGGACTGTTCATGAGGGCATATCCATCGGCAGAGGAAGTTGCCGATGCCCCTAGCCAGCGATGCGAAGGGAGTCGAGTTCGCCCGTGCCCGCGCTACTTCTTGCGGGTGAAATCCACGCTGACGACGTTAGAGCCGTCCTCGATCGGTTCGGCGGCAGGCACATCATTCTCGGCCTCGTCATGGTCTTCATGCCCTTCGGGCGCGCCATTGGCCTGGAACTTGAGGCTGAAATCAACCGCCGGGTCGACGAAATCGGTCACTGCCGCGAAGGGCACGACCAGGGTCGAGGGCACTCCGCCGAAGCTCAGGCCGACCGAAAACCCTTCCTCGGTAACCTTGAGGTCCCAGAAACGGTGCTGGATGACGATCGTCATCTCGTCCGGAAAACGCTCGACCAGGTGCTTGGGGATCGAAACCCCGGGCATGCGAGTCTTGAAGGTGATGTAGAAATGGTGGGTTCCGGGCAGCGCGCCCTGCATTTCGACCTCATGGAGCACCCGGCCGACAACCGCGCGCAACGCTTCCTGTACGATTTCATCGTAGGGAATCAGGGACTCAGGGGTTTCCTCATTCATCATCTTTCGTGGTAGCGATGAGGCACCACCGGTCAAGCGGAGTCCAGCGAGATCCATGCCCATCGACGCCAAGCAGCCCTATGACGGGCAGAATATTTTCGCCCGGATCCTAAGGGGGGAACTGCCCGCCAAAACGGTGATGGAGAGCGAGCACAGCCTCGCCTTCCACGACATCCAGCCGCTGGCCCCAATCCATGTTCTGGTGATCCCCAAGGGCGAGTATGTCAGCTGGGACGATTTCACCGCCAGCGCAAGCGAGGCGGAAATCTGCGATTTCGTGCGAACCATCGGCGAGGTCGCACGGATGACCGGTGCCGACACGCAGGGCTATCGCATCCTCAGCAACGTCGGGAAGCGCGGCGGCCAGGAGGTGCCTCACCTTCATGTCCACGTCTTTGGCGGCCAGCCGTTGGGGCCCATGCTTCAGCGGTGATCAGTGCGCCGGGAGCAACAGGCCCTGACGAATTCTTCCTAGGGGATTGCGCCCGTCTTTCGAGCCGCTAGGCTCCGCGCCAGAACAGCGGGCGCTGCATGCACAGCGCCTCGCATTCCAAGGGGAACAGCATGCTTCTAGACCGCGTCAAACCGCTCGACGCCATTCTCGCAACGGCGAAGAAAAAATCGCTGCACCGCACCCTAGGCGCGTTGCAACTCACGCTTTTCGGTATCGGCTGTATCATCGGCACGGGGATTTTCGTGCTGACGTCGGCGGGTGCCCAGAAGGCCGGGCCAGGCCTGATGCTTGCCTTCATCATCGCCGGCGCGGTCTGTGTTGTGGCCGCGCTTTGCTATGCCGAGATCGCGGCCATGATCCCGGTCGCCGGTTCCGCCTACACCTATAGCTATGCCACGATGGGCGAATTTCTCGCCTGGACGGTCGGCTGGGCGCTGGTTCTTGAATATGCCATCGCCGCCTCCGCGGTGTCGGTCGGCTGGTCGGGCTATTTCACAGGTACGATCCTCAACGAATTCTTCAATTTCCAGTTACCTGCCTATCTTAGTGCCGGGCCGCTGGCGCTTGGTGGCGCGGAAGGCGGGTTCATCAACCTGCCCGCGCTGGTCATCGCCCTCCTGATCACCTGGCTGCTGATGATCGGCACGACCGAAAGCGCGCGCGTCAACGCCGTCCTGGTGGCGATCAAGGTTGCCGCGCTCACTGCCTTCATCGGCCTGACGCTGACCAGCGCCTATTTTGACCCTGACAAGTTCAACCCGTTCCTTCCTGCCGGCCTGTTCGGCGGGTTCGGCAGCGGGGTCGGGGCGGTCGGCGCAGCCGCGACGATCTTCTTCGCCTATGTCGGCTTCGACGCGGTCTCGACCGCGGCCGAGGAAACCAAGAATCCGCAGCGCAATGTCCCGATCGGCCTGATCGGGTCGCTGCTGTTCTGCACCGTCTTCTACATCCTGGTTGCCGCCGGCGCCGTCGGCACCATCGGCGGCCAGCCGATCATGGGGCCGAACGGTATTCCCTTCCCGGCTGGTTCCGAAGAGCTGGCCCGCCAGTGCGCGCTGCCTGAATTCCGCGATGCACTGGTTTGTTCGAATGAGGCGCTTGCGCACGTCCTGCGGCAGATCGGCTGGTCCGGGGTCGGCAACATGCTCGGCATCGCCGCCTTCCTGGCGTTGCCATCGGTCATCCTGATCCTGTTGTTCGGCCAGACCCGCATTTTCTTCGTCATGGCGCGCGACGGCCTGCTTCCCGAGAAGCTGTCCGAAGTGCACCCGAAGTGGAAGACGCCCTATATCGTCACCGCGATGACCGGCGTCGTAGTCGCCATCGCGGCGGCCTTCCTGCCGGTCGGCCAGCTTGCCGATATTGCCAATGCCGGAACGCTTTACGCCTTCTTCATGGTGGCAATCGCGGTCATGCTGCTGCGCAAGCAGTCGCCCGGCCGGGAGCGTCCGTTCAGGGTGCCTGCGCTGGTGGTGATCGGTCCGTTGACGGTGCTGGGAACATTGTTCCTGTTCTTCAACCTGCCGTTCGAGGCGATGATGGTACTGCCGATTTGGTCGATCCTCGGCTTCCTCGTCTACTTCGGCTACAGCCGTAGCCGCAGCCATCTCGGCAAAGGCATCGTCGAGGTTCCGGAACTCGATCCCAACGCACCGCCGATCGACGCCCTGCCGTTGCCGGGCACGCCGGTTCCGGGCAGCCCGGAGACCCGCGGCTAGGCCAGGGGTCCAATCGAAAGAGAAGGGGAGGCTTCACCGCCTCCCCTTTTTTTTAGCTAAAGGATATCCGCCGCCAACGCCCTGAGGTCGCGCTCGGGGCGGGCACCATAATGCTGGATCACTTCGGCGGCAGCGATCGCGCCAAGCTTAAGCGAGGCCTCCAGCCCCAGTCCGCGGGCCTGGCCGGCAAGGAACCCGGCCGCGAACAGGTCACCAGCGCCGGTCGTGTCGACCAACCGCTCGATCGGCTCGGCAGTGACCGCCGCGCGTTCGCC comes from the Sphingomonas xanthus genome and includes:
- the fumC gene encoding class II fumarate hydratase, with product MNSPTRTETDSFGPIDVPGDSYWGAQTERSIANFPFGDRERMPAEIVHALGYVKQAAARVNARIGGLDANIAEAIQQAAGEVARGDLDGQFPLVIWQTGSGTQSNMNANEVIAGRANEQLTGSRGGKDPVHPNDHVNKGQSSNDSFPTAMHISAGIAIYRRLLPALRRIHARLAEQSERWDSLVKIGRTHLQDATPLTLGQEFSGYAAMIEDNIVRVEAVLPRVMRLAQGGTAVGTGLNAPAGFADAFAKEVANLTQLPFTSAPNKFAELAAHDTMVELSGVLNTIAVSLSKIANDIRLLGSGPRCGLGELKLPENEPGSSIMPGKVNPTQCEMLTMVAAQVMGNHVAVTVGGLQGHMELNVFKPLIGANIIRSINLLSTGMMSFTERTLDGLEADEQRIADLMNRSLMLVTALAPEIGYDNAATIAKHAHKKGQTLKEAGLELGLVDEETFNRLVRPENMLGR
- a CDS encoding amino acid permease, producing the protein MLLDRVKPLDAILATAKKKSLHRTLGALQLTLFGIGCIIGTGIFVLTSAGAQKAGPGLMLAFIIAGAVCVVAALCYAEIAAMIPVAGSAYTYSYATMGEFLAWTVGWALVLEYAIAASAVSVGWSGYFTGTILNEFFNFQLPAYLSAGPLALGGAEGGFINLPALVIALLITWLLMIGTTESARVNAVLVAIKVAALTAFIGLTLTSAYFDPDKFNPFLPAGLFGGFGSGVGAVGAAATIFFAYVGFDAVSTAAEETKNPQRNVPIGLIGSLLFCTVFYILVAAGAVGTIGGQPIMGPNGIPFPAGSEELARQCALPEFRDALVCSNEALAHVLRQIGWSGVGNMLGIAAFLALPSVILILLFGQTRIFFVMARDGLLPEKLSEVHPKWKTPYIVTAMTGVVVAIAAAFLPVGQLADIANAGTLYAFFMVAIAVMLLRKQSPGRERPFRVPALVVIGPLTVLGTLFLFFNLPFEAMMVLPIWSILGFLVYFGYSRSRSHLGKGIVEVPELDPNAPPIDALPLPGTPVPGSPETRG
- a CDS encoding HIT domain-containing protein — its product is MPIDAKQPYDGQNIFARILRGELPAKTVMESEHSLAFHDIQPLAPIHVLVIPKGEYVSWDDFTASASEAEICDFVRTIGEVARMTGADTQGYRILSNVGKRGGQEVPHLHVHVFGGQPLGPMLQR
- a CDS encoding SspB family protein — its product is MNEETPESLIPYDEIVQEALRAVVGRVLHEVEMQGALPGTHHFYITFKTRMPGVSIPKHLVERFPDEMTIVIQHRFWDLKVTEEGFSVGLSFGGVPSTLVVPFAAVTDFVDPAVDFSLKFQANGAPEGHEDHDEAENDVPAAEPIEDGSNVVSVDFTRKK